Proteins encoded together in one Triticum dicoccoides isolate Atlit2015 ecotype Zavitan chromosome 7B, WEW_v2.0, whole genome shotgun sequence window:
- the LOC119337536 gene encoding acyl carrier protein 1, mitochondrial-like translates to MAAAALRPAILRHIRLSPATAAPLAAAAAAGRPLALAPWLARPMSSHDAHLTRDEVVGRVLDVLKCHPKVDPSKVTPEAHFEKDLGLDSLDTVEVVMAIEEEFKLEIPDLEADKINSLPLAIEYVANHPMAG, encoded by the exons ATGGCGGCGGCCGCACTGCGTCCGGCGATCCTCCGCCACATCCGACTCTCGCCCGCCACGGCGgcccctctcgccgccgccgccgcggccggccggcccctcgccctcgcGCCGTGGCTCGCGCGGCCAATGTCCTCACACGACGCCCACCTCACCCGCGACGAGGTCGTCGGCCGCGTCCTCGACGTCCTCAAGTGCCACCCCAAGGTCGACCCCTCCAAG GTGACCCCCGAGGCGCACTTCGAGAAGGATCTGGGGCTGGACAGCCTGGACACGGTGGAGGTGGTGATGGCGATCGAGGAAGAGTTCAAGCTCGAGATCCCCGACTTGGAGGCTGACAAGATCAACTCGCTTCCGCTCGCCATCGAGTATGTCGCCAACCACCCCATGGCCGGCTGA
- the LOC119338210 gene encoding 2,3-bisphosphoglycerate-dependent phosphoglycerate mutase 2-like, with product MAAATSHNAIVSTQSHRWNGKNSRLDKRTANVRLVSVGSCCPGSRKLGLVCASGSQSSVIDPVHLPSNGKGDHSPKKSSESSLILIRHGESMWNEKNLFTGCVDVPLTPKGVEEAIEAGKRICNIPIDVIFTSAMIRSQMTAMLAMMQHRRKKVPIITHKESEQAQSWSKIYSEDTKEQSIPVITAWQLNERMYGELQGLNKQETADRFGKEQVHEWRRSYDTPPPNGESLEMCADRAVSYFKDQVVPHLTAGKHVMVAAHANSLRSIIMHLDKLTSQEVISLELSTGIPMLYIFKEGEFIRRGSPVGPSEASVYAYTRNLATYRNTLDSMVQ from the exons ATGGCCGCGGCTACATCTCACAATGCCATAGTGTCTACACAATCCCACCGGTGGAACGGCAAGAACTCTAGATTGGACAAGAGAACAGCGAATGTGCGTTTGGTTTCAGTTGGAAGTTGCTGCCCAGGCAGCAGAAAGTTGGGTCTGGTTTGTGCATCGGGCTCCCAGTCTTCGGTCATCGACCCGGTTCACCTACCCTCGAATGGCAAGGGAGACCACAGCCCCAAGAAATCAA GTGAGAGTTCCCTTATACTGATCCGGCACGGTGAGTCGATGTGGAATGAGAAAAATCTGTTTACTGGCTGCGTCGATGTGCCCCTGACACCGAAGGGCGTGGAGGAGGCCATCGAGGCGGGTAAGAGGATATGCAACATTCCGATCGATGTAATATTTACGTCGGCGATGATTCGTTCTCAGATGACTGCAATGCTTGCCATGATGCAGCATCGGCGCAAGAAG GTTCCAATCATCACACATAAGGAGAGCGAACAAGCTCAGAGTTGGAGTAAGATATACAGTGAAGATACAAAAGAGCAGTCCATTCCTGTCATAACAGCTTGGCAACTGAATGAACGGAT GTATGGTGAGTTGCAAGGTCTCAATAAGCAAGAAACTGCAGATAGGTTTGgcaaagaacaagttcatgaatGGCGCCGTAGTTACGACACCCCTCCCCCAAATGGTGAGAGCCTAGAGATGTGTGCAGACAGAGCCGTTTCCTATTTCAAAGATCAG GTTGTTCCACATCTCACGGCTGGAAAGCATGTGATGGTTGCTGCACATGCAAACTCACTTCGATCAATCATAATGCATCTAGACAAATTGACTTCCCAGGAG GTAATCAGCCTCGAGTTGTCAACAGGCATTCCTATGCTCTACATATTTAAGGAAGGCGAGTTTATTAGACGGGGGAGCCCGGTAGGACCTTCTGAAGCAAGTGTTTATGCTTATACAAGG AACTTGGCTACATACAGAAACACCCTTGATAGTATGGTTCAGTAA